TTGATTATTTGCTCGCTTGTGCCATTGATATTTATTAGTCAATTTTTAACTAATAGCATAGGTGAAACGCTATTTAATCAAAAAGAACAGCAAATTCAAAATGCCGTATCTACCATTGCGCAAGAGATAGTGGTGGAGTTCGATCGTATTCAGCAAAGCCTCAATTGGCTGTCACGTGACCGATTTAACATTCAAGCGTTAGATAATATTCTTTATTCTAGTGTAGTTAGACATAATTTAACTCGGTTTAGTGAACTGTCACGCTTGATTAATAGCGTGTACGTTCTCAACGATAAATGGGAACCATTATATAATTTAAACGGTCGTCCATATCATTTTGAAAATAGTCAGTTGCTTAAGCAGATTAATATCGATCATACGATATATGAGAAAGGGCTAACTAAGACACTGTTTTACTCAGAACCAAATCTAATAAAGGAGTCCTCATCTTCTAAAGGAATCGCTTTAATTACTCCAATGTTAGCTTATAACTTAGAGGGATCTGGTCGTTATCGAGCCTCTGGTTATGTTGTCGTGCTTATTTCATTTGAGACCATTGAGCAGCATTTCCAACATTTCCTGTTTAAAGATGAGAATTTTAAATTAAATCAACATGTTGGTCATGAAGAACATGAAATTGAGCAATCAAAAACAAAAGATGGTGCACTTGAGCGTATCTTTATATTAAATAATCCTTCATTTTCATCATCGCTGACATTAGATATAACGTACCAATTTTCTGATGTGTCACGCTTGAAGGACATGAAATCGTCTTTATTAGCTCTATTTACCGTTATTGGTTGGACACTTATTACCGTCATTTTTGTAGCGATGGGGATCACTCGTTGGATTTCAAAAGAGTTTCTTGAGATGGAAGATACCATTGTTAGTTACGCATCTAATAAACCGAATAAACGAGAGAAACGTTTTCAGTTTAGCGAATTTGAACGAATGGCAATCGTATTAAAAACAATGAGTTTAACGATTCGTAATCAACTACTGGAACTTAAGAAGAAAAACGAAGAGTTAAATGAATCTAAGAACTTAATTGAATTAAGTAATGAAAAATTATCATCATTTAATCAAGAATTGGAAGTTCAAGTAAAAAAACAAACGGCTTTAATTAGCGATGCTTTGTTTCGTGAAGAGGTAAACAAGAACAACTTAGCCGCAGTGATTGAGTTTGGCTCGGAATATAAAGCATTAGATTTTCATGATGTACCCGCAAAGGTTGAACAACAACTGAGTAAATTGTTTCCAGAGACGGTTTGGAAACTCAGCTTTGATCCTTTAGGTGATAATGCAGGCATTGAAATAGTTGCTAGCAATTATAAAGTGCTGGCGAGTTTGCATTTTGTTTCTACAGAAGCATTAGAAAAGCAGGTACTGGTATTTGAGCTATTTATAAAGCAATTATCGTCTTGGTTAGAGCTTGCTGATATTGCAAGAACGGATGTATTACTCGCATGCGGAAACAGAAAAGCGTTTGATGAAGACTTAACGCATTATCAGCAACGTTATAGAGATTCTAAAGCAGTTTGGAATTTTGGTTTGTTCATTTTAGACGTCAATGGATTAAAGTCGATTAATGATCAATATGGGCATAGTATTGGTGATGAATTGATTAAAGCGAGTTGTCACAATATTGCTCAGTTATTATCAAGCGACATTAAGTTTTATCGTATTGGTGGTGATGAGTTTGTTTTGCTTGTAGAGAATGTAACGCAAAGTGAGTGCTTGCAGTTGTCTGATAAATTGAGAGTGAATCAAAAAGGACTTTCATTTTTAGATAAAGAGGGGAACTCTTATGCAGCCCATTATTCTATTGGTTGGGCATGTTCAGATAAAACAGAGTTATTCAAAATGTTTACCATTGCAGATGAACATATGTATCGAGAGAAAAAAGCTTATTATCAGCAGTAATATTTCATAGACCAACGTGATGGCACTTTATCTTAGATGAAGTGCCATTTTTTTGCTTACTAACAAATTGTATTAGCAAAGCCATAATGTCCATTATTAAT
The window above is part of the Aliivibrio fischeri ATCC 7744 = JCM 18803 = DSM 507 genome. Proteins encoded here:
- a CDS encoding GGDEF domain-containing protein produces the protein MISRPYVSLRKAFTYVLIICSLVPLIFISQFLTNSIGETLFNQKEQQIQNAVSTIAQEIVVEFDRIQQSLNWLSRDRFNIQALDNILYSSVVRHNLTRFSELSRLINSVYVLNDKWEPLYNLNGRPYHFENSQLLKQINIDHTIYEKGLTKTLFYSEPNLIKESSSSKGIALITPMLAYNLEGSGRYRASGYVVVLISFETIEQHFQHFLFKDENFKLNQHVGHEEHEIEQSKTKDGALERIFILNNPSFSSSLTLDITYQFSDVSRLKDMKSSLLALFTVIGWTLITVIFVAMGITRWISKEFLEMEDTIVSYASNKPNKREKRFQFSEFERMAIVLKTMSLTIRNQLLELKKKNEELNESKNLIELSNEKLSSFNQELEVQVKKQTALISDALFREEVNKNNLAAVIEFGSEYKALDFHDVPAKVEQQLSKLFPETVWKLSFDPLGDNAGIEIVASNYKVLASLHFVSTEALEKQVLVFELFIKQLSSWLELADIARTDVLLACGNRKAFDEDLTHYQQRYRDSKAVWNFGLFILDVNGLKSINDQYGHSIGDELIKASCHNIAQLLSSDIKFYRIGGDEFVLLVENVTQSECLQLSDKLRVNQKGLSFLDKEGNSYAAHYSIGWACSDKTELFKMFTIADEHMYREKKAYYQQ